From a single Erpetoichthys calabaricus chromosome 1, fErpCal1.3, whole genome shotgun sequence genomic region:
- the LOC114652730 gene encoding serine/threonine-protein phosphatase PP1-beta catalytic subunit-like, producing the protein MAEGELDVDSLISRLLEVRGCRPGKIVQMTEAEVRGLCIKSREIFLSQPILLELEAPLKICGDIHGQYTDLLRLFEYGGFPPEANYLFLGDYVDRGKQSLETICLLLAYKIKYPENFFLLRGNHECASINRIYGFYDECKKRFNVKLWKTFTDCFNCLPIAAIVDEKIFCCHGGLSPDLQSMEQIRRIMRPTDVPDTGLLCDLLWSDPDKDVQGWGENDRGVSFTFGADVVSKFLNRHDLDLICRAHQVVEDGYEFFAKRQLVTLFSAPNYCGEFDNAGGMMSVDETLMCSFQILKPSEKKAKYQYGGMNSGRPVTPPRTAPPPKKR; encoded by the exons ttagaGGATGTCGTCCAGGGAAAATTGTTCAGATGACAGAGGCAGAAGTGCGAGGGTTGTGCATTAAATCAAGAGAGATATTCCTGAGTCAGCCTATTCTTCTTGAACTGGAGGCTCCCCTGAAAATTTGTG GTGACATCCACGGACAATATACAGATCTGTTGCGTCTTTTTGAGTATGGGGGTTTTCCACCAGAAGCAAATTACTTATTTTTGGGGGACTATGTAGACCGAGGAAAGCAGTCTCTGGAAACTATTTGTCTACTTCTTGCGTACAAGATCAAGTATCCTGAGAATTTCTTTCTCCTCCGAGGGAATCATGAGTGTGCCTCCATCAATAGAATCTATGGTTTCTATGATGAAT GTAAAAAACGATTCAACGTCAAGCTGTGGAAGACATTTACGGACTGCTTCAACTGTTTGCCAATAGCGGCCATCGTTGATGAAAAAATCTTCTGTTGTCATGGAG GATTGTCTCCAGATCTCCAGTCAATGGAACAAATACGTAGGATCATGAGGCCTACAGATGTCCCCGATACTG GACTTCTGTGTGATCTGCTCTGGTCTGACCCAGATAAGGATGTACAAGGCTGGGGAGAGAATGACCGAGGGGTATCTTTTACTTTTGGTGCAGATGTGGTTAGCAAATTTTTGAATAGACATGACCTTGATTTGATTTGCAGAGCTCAtcag GTAGTGGAAGATGGGTATGAATTTTTTGCAAAGAGGCAACTGGTCACATTATTTTCAGCTCCTAATTACTGTGGGGAGTTTGATAATGCAGGAGGAATGATGAGTGTAGACGAAACATTGATGTGCTCCTTCCAG ATCCTGAAGCCAtctgaaaagaaagcaaaataccAGTATGGTGGTATGAATTCTGGACGGCCTGTCACACCACCTCGGACAGCACCTCCTCCCAAGAAACGGTGA